One genomic segment of Chelonia mydas isolate rCheMyd1 chromosome 1, rCheMyd1.pri.v2, whole genome shotgun sequence includes these proteins:
- the LOC102946365 gene encoding olfactory receptor 52E4, which yields MSDSNTTDFNNPSTFILLGIPGLEAAHVWISIPFCAIYALAILGNFAILLIVKIEPSLHGPMYYFLCMLAVTDLALSTSTVPKMLSIFWFNSREIDFSACLTQLYFIHCFSAMESGILVAMALDRYVAICDPLRHSTILTNTAVAKLGLAVVLRSSILVLPNPFLARRCPYHRTNIIPHTYCEHISMVKLACADIRVNNYYGFSLIFLITGVDVFLIVLSYTQILRAIFSLPTKDAWLKTFWTCSSHLFATLAFHIPGLFFILTHRFAQNVPLHFHVLSANMYLLVPPMLNPIIYGLKTKQIRNRLLWLFPHKEAKVFSWLSGSKTSLHAELSGDMVLSPLS from the coding sequence ATGTCTGATTCCAACACAACTGACTTCaacaacccctccaccttcatcctgctgggcattcctggcctggaggcagcccatgtctggatctccatccccttctgtgcGATCTATGCCTtagccatcttggggaacttcGCCATCCTATTGATCGTGAAGATAGAGCcgagcctccatgggcccatgtactatttcctctgcatgctggccgtCACCGATCTTGCTCTGTCTACATCCACCgtgcccaaaatgctgagcatcttctggttcaattccagggagattgatttcagtgcctgcctcacccagctgtacttcattcactgcttctcagcgatggagtctgggatcttggtggccatggctttggatcgctacgtggccatctgcgatcccctgagacattccaccatcctgacaaacaCGGCGGTGGCCAAGCTAGGCCTGGCTGTGGTACTACGCAGCAGCATACTCGTACTACCCAATCCCTTCCTGGCGAGGCGGTGCCCCTATCacagaaccaacatcatcccccaTACCTACTGTGAGCATATATCCATGGTGAAGTTGGCCTGTGCTGACATCCGTGTCAATAATTACTATGGCTTCTCTCTGATATTCCTCATCACTGGTGTGGATGTGTTTTTGATTGTTCTGTCCTACACACAGAttctcagggccatcttcagcctccccacaaaggacgcCTGGTTGAAGACGTTTtggacctgcagctcccacctgtTTGCCACCTTAGCCTTTCACATCCCAGGTCTTTTCTTCATCCTCACACACCGGTTTGCCCAGAATGTGCCCCTGCATTTCCACGTTCTCAGTGCCAACATGTAcctcctggtgccccccatgctaaaccccatcatctatggtTTGAAGACCAAACAGATCAGGAACAGGCTGCTCTGGCTCTTTCCTCATAAAGAAGCTAAAGTTTTCTCCTGGTTGTCTGGCTCTAAAACCAGCCTCCATGCAGAGCTGTCTGGGGACATGGTGCTGAGCCCTCTTTCCTGA